Proteins encoded within one genomic window of Micromonospora halotolerans:
- a CDS encoding FtsK/SpoIIIE domain-containing protein, which produces MADVRAQLVTRVRGMLSEALGATRNRLAAADADLAAGRDRLARVRRAAAAVPERVGAQRDRRLTEIDARHAARIAELARRAAAAAGREAPGAASAPWDDWRATPAGRAEPPGAVRVGTVRIPGAEPVPALVPLLDAGHVHLAGSDREGVAAVVPALLLRSVGRADPGAVRLFGYDPEHLGGGLAGFAPLGTAGLLTFVGPGGLGRLLDDLVEQIRRINETVLAGEYASLRELAAATGRRPEPWRVAVLLGGDELSRHERGQLDRVVRTGAACGVHLVVRGIDLPDGPTVTKVVVDPDDARIGGLPVALDAPPPAGLVTETCREVASRVNAGPPPAPFTDLLPPPGEYWREDSAHGLTAPIGEGPHGRPVLLTLGDYPPHALIGGPSGTGKTNLIFAWIGALAARYSPAELEFYLLDFKEGVSFARFAQGRRDPSWLPHMRLVGINVNTDREFGLALLRFLAEELRRRADAAKKHEVTKLAELRAVDPTGHWPRIVAVVDEFQALLAGRDVVAREAADLLEDLARRGRSQGIHLVLASQDVRGIEALWGRPALVAQFTLRIALPKALRILAERNDAAQSLPRHHAVVNAESGLAEGNEVARIPSAGDWETWSQLQHRLWRMRPQDAAPARLFDGDAIPRLTEAPDHRALTAPEQGVPRSPVALLGEIIDVQSRSAALRLPRAPGRNLAVLGTRVDEACAVLDAAARSLARQYRPGTARFSIACLDPDADPAARALYEDLADDAAWYDEETVPELMAEVGDGLGAPGTPSTPHFLLLYAVDAAAGQLAGKAGARTGLEQLRRILHDGPERRTHVLAWWRGVARMRVDLGGPAARTDQIGAWVALDVQGAELGSSLYPGTGGPDWYPRPWRGLYFDRAVHRTGQVIIPYGPSR; this is translated from the coding sequence GTGGCTGACGTCCGCGCGCAACTGGTGACGCGGGTCCGGGGGATGCTCTCCGAGGCCCTGGGCGCCACCCGCAACCGGCTCGCCGCGGCCGACGCCGACCTGGCCGCCGGCCGGGACCGGCTGGCCCGGGTGCGCCGCGCCGCCGCCGCCGTACCCGAGCGGGTGGGCGCGCAGCGGGACCGCCGGCTCACCGAGATCGACGCCCGGCACGCCGCCCGGATCGCCGAGCTGGCCCGCCGGGCCGCCGCCGCGGCCGGGCGGGAGGCGCCGGGGGCGGCGTCCGCGCCCTGGGACGACTGGCGAGCCACCCCCGCCGGCCGGGCCGAGCCACCCGGCGCGGTCCGGGTCGGCACGGTCCGCATCCCCGGCGCCGAGCCGGTCCCGGCGCTGGTCCCGCTGCTCGACGCCGGGCACGTGCACCTGGCCGGCAGCGACCGGGAGGGCGTCGCCGCGGTCGTGCCCGCGCTGCTGCTGCGCTCGGTCGGCCGGGCCGACCCCGGCGCGGTCCGGCTCTTCGGGTACGACCCGGAGCACCTGGGCGGCGGGCTGGCCGGGTTCGCCCCGCTCGGCACCGCCGGGCTGCTCACCTTCGTCGGCCCCGGCGGCCTGGGCCGGCTGCTCGACGACCTGGTGGAGCAGATCCGCCGGATCAACGAGACCGTGCTGGCCGGCGAGTACGCGTCGCTGCGCGAGCTGGCCGCCGCGACCGGCCGGCGCCCGGAGCCGTGGCGGGTGGCGGTGCTGCTCGGCGGCGACGAGCTGTCCCGGCACGAGCGCGGCCAACTGGACCGGGTGGTACGCACCGGGGCGGCCTGCGGCGTGCACCTGGTCGTCCGCGGGATCGACCTGCCCGACGGGCCGACCGTCACCAAGGTGGTGGTCGACCCGGACGACGCCCGGATCGGCGGCCTGCCGGTGGCGCTCGACGCCCCGCCGCCGGCCGGGCTGGTCACCGAGACCTGCCGCGAGGTGGCCTCCCGGGTCAACGCCGGTCCGCCGCCGGCGCCCTTCACCGACCTGCTCCCCCCGCCCGGCGAGTACTGGCGGGAGGACTCGGCGCACGGGCTGACCGCGCCGATCGGCGAGGGCCCGCACGGGAGGCCGGTGCTGCTCACCCTCGGCGACTACCCGCCGCACGCGCTGATCGGCGGCCCGTCCGGCACCGGCAAGACCAACCTGATCTTCGCGTGGATCGGCGCGCTCGCCGCCCGCTACTCCCCCGCCGAGCTGGAGTTCTACCTGCTCGACTTCAAGGAGGGGGTGTCCTTCGCCCGGTTCGCCCAGGGCCGGCGTGACCCGAGCTGGCTGCCGCACATGCGGCTGGTCGGGATCAACGTGAACACCGACCGGGAGTTCGGGCTGGCGCTGCTGCGCTTCCTCGCCGAGGAGCTGCGCCGCCGGGCCGACGCGGCGAAGAAGCACGAGGTCACCAAGCTGGCCGAGCTGCGCGCCGTGGACCCGACCGGGCACTGGCCGCGCATCGTGGCGGTGGTCGACGAGTTCCAGGCGCTGCTCGCCGGGCGGGACGTGGTCGCCCGGGAGGCCGCCGACCTGCTGGAGGACCTGGCCCGGCGGGGCCGCTCGCAGGGCATCCACCTGGTCCTCGCCTCCCAGGACGTGCGCGGCATCGAGGCGCTGTGGGGGCGGCCCGCCCTGGTCGCCCAGTTCACCCTGCGCATCGCGCTGCCCAAGGCGCTGCGGATCCTGGCCGAACGCAACGACGCCGCGCAGTCGCTGCCCCGGCACCACGCCGTGGTCAACGCCGAGTCCGGCCTGGCCGAGGGGAACGAGGTGGCCCGGATCCCGTCGGCCGGCGACTGGGAGACGTGGAGCCAGCTCCAGCACCGGCTGTGGCGGATGCGCCCGCAGGACGCCGCCCCGGCCCGCCTCTTCGACGGCGACGCGATCCCGAGGCTGACCGAGGCGCCCGACCACCGGGCGCTCACCGCCCCCGAGCAGGGGGTGCCGCGCAGCCCGGTGGCGCTGCTCGGCGAGATCATCGACGTGCAGTCCCGCTCGGCGGCACTGCGGCTGCCCCGGGCCCCCGGGCGGAACCTGGCCGTGCTCGGCACCCGGGTCGACGAGGCGTGCGCGGTGCTCGACGCCGCCGCCCGCTCCCTGGCCCGGCAGTACCGGCCCGGCACCGCCCGCTTCTCCATCGCCTGCCTCGACCCGGACGCCGACCCGGCCGCCCGCGCCCTCTACGAGGACCTGGCCGACGACGCCGCCTGGTACGACGAGGAGACGGTGCCCGAGCTGATGGCCGAGGTGGGCGACGGGCTCGGCGCTCCGGGCACCCCGAGCACCCCGCACTTCCTGCTGCTGTACGCGGTGGACGCGGCCGCCGGGCAGCTCGCGGGGAAGGCCGGCGCGCGGACCGGGCTGGAGCAGCTGCGCCGGATCCTGCACGACGGGCCGGAGCGGCGTACCCACGTGCTGGCCTGGTGGCGCGGCGTGGCCCGGATGCGGGTCGACCTGGGCGGGCCGGCGGCGCGCACCGACCAGATCGGCGCCTGGGTGGCGCTCGACGTGCAAGGCGCCGAGCTGGGCTCCTCGCTCTATCCGGGCACCGGCGGCCCGGACTGGTACCCCCGCCCGTGGCGGGGCCTCTACTTCGACCGGGCGGTGCACCGCACCGGACAGGTGATCATCCCTTATGGTCCGTCCCGATGA
- a CDS encoding cupin domain-containing protein, translating to MTHLDPPGGRGRPAVLSSAADALARCVAVEPAKFAADHWGRSPLLSRAAELPNPAGFTDLLSPADADELLSRRGLRTPFLRVAKEGQLVPAARFTGGGGAGAEIGDQVLDEKILGLYADGATLVLQGLHRTWPAVVDFARDLGAALAQPLQVNAYLTPAGNQGFATHYDTHDVFVLQVDGRKHWRIHPPVLPDPLEKQPWGGRADEVSAVAEGRAALDVVLEPGDALYLPRGWLHSAQAQECSSLHLTVGIRALTRYALVEELLGLAAEDARLRAGLPFGLDVAEPDAIEPELTETVEALRDWLLRADPAAVAARLRDRAWPAARPAPIRPLAQAAALVALDADSRVAPRAGLRWQLTPTGDGKVALRLVDRTITLPGTCEPALRALLAGEVTRVGDLPGLDDDADRLVLTRRLLKEAVLTPA from the coding sequence GTGACGCACCTCGACCCGCCGGGCGGCCGTGGCCGCCCGGCGGTTCTGTCTTCCGCGGCCGACGCCCTCGCGCGTTGCGTGGCCGTCGAGCCGGCCAAGTTCGCCGCCGACCACTGGGGGCGCAGCCCACTGCTGTCCCGGGCCGCCGAGCTGCCCAACCCGGCCGGCTTCACCGACCTGCTCAGCCCCGCCGACGCCGACGAGCTGCTCAGCCGCCGCGGCCTGCGTACCCCGTTCCTGCGGGTCGCCAAGGAGGGCCAGCTGGTGCCGGCGGCGCGCTTCACCGGCGGCGGCGGCGCGGGCGCCGAGATCGGCGACCAGGTCCTCGACGAGAAGATCCTCGGTCTGTACGCCGACGGCGCCACCCTGGTCCTCCAGGGCCTGCACCGCACCTGGCCGGCGGTGGTCGACTTCGCCCGCGACCTGGGCGCCGCGCTGGCCCAGCCGTTGCAGGTCAACGCCTACCTGACCCCGGCCGGCAACCAGGGTTTCGCCACCCACTACGACACCCACGACGTGTTCGTGCTCCAGGTGGACGGCCGCAAGCACTGGCGGATCCACCCGCCGGTGCTGCCCGACCCGCTGGAGAAGCAGCCGTGGGGCGGCCGGGCCGACGAGGTCTCCGCGGTCGCCGAGGGGCGGGCCGCGCTGGACGTGGTGCTCGAACCCGGCGACGCGCTCTACCTGCCGCGCGGCTGGCTGCACAGCGCCCAGGCGCAGGAGTGCAGCTCGCTGCACCTGACCGTGGGCATCCGGGCGCTGACCCGGTACGCCCTGGTCGAGGAGCTGCTGGGGCTCGCCGCCGAGGACGCCCGGCTGCGCGCCGGGCTGCCGTTCGGCCTCGACGTGGCCGAACCGGACGCCATCGAGCCGGAGCTGACCGAGACGGTCGAGGCGCTGCGCGACTGGCTGCTGCGGGCCGACCCGGCCGCGGTGGCCGCGCGGCTGCGCGACCGGGCCTGGCCGGCCGCCCGCCCGGCGCCGATCCGGCCCCTCGCCCAGGCCGCCGCCCTGGTCGCGCTCGACGCGGACAGCCGGGTCGCGCCCCGGGCCGGACTGCGCTGGCAGCTCACCCCGACGGGGGACGGGAAGGTGGCGCTGCGCCTCGTCGACCGCACCATCACCCTGCCCGGCACCTGCGAGCCGGCCCTGCGCGCGCTGCTCGCCGGCGAGGTGACCCGGGTCGGCGACCTGCCCGGCCTGGACGACGACGCCGACCGCCTGGTCCTGACCCGCCGCCTCCTGAAGGAAGCCGTCCTAACCCCCGCCTAA
- a CDS encoding LysR family transcriptional regulator: MNLELRHLRVVCAIAETGSVTKAASTLGLAQPALTAQLQRIERALGGPLFERDRRGARPTALGELVLDRARVLLPAMKGLQDEAARLAGAGDALRRYRFGGVNSPILGRLVHRLAAERPDVQITMYASWSADELAHLVAGGRLDFALTGVCGDATPSAESGLSWREVAVDPVFVLLPQTHPMADRDEVRLVDLRREQWVAAPGDGCFGDCFAAACARAGFTPRKVYEADVRGCLDLVDAGEAVALCQATFRPVAGLVTRRLAGAPLRWRLLLGWHPDAPAARVAEPVLEAAVAAYTDALANHPDYLAWLLSHPDFGVQSTTPGGVRTA, from the coding sequence ATGAATCTGGAGCTGCGACACCTGCGGGTGGTGTGCGCGATCGCGGAGACGGGAAGCGTCACCAAGGCGGCCTCCACGCTCGGCCTGGCCCAGCCGGCGCTGACCGCCCAGCTCCAACGCATCGAGCGGGCCCTGGGCGGGCCGCTGTTCGAGCGGGACCGCCGGGGCGCCCGGCCCACCGCGCTGGGTGAGCTGGTGCTGGACCGGGCCCGGGTGCTGCTGCCGGCCATGAAGGGCCTGCAGGACGAGGCGGCCCGGCTGGCCGGGGCGGGCGACGCGCTGAGGCGCTACCGGTTCGGCGGGGTGAACAGCCCCATCCTCGGGCGGCTGGTGCACCGGCTCGCCGCCGAGCGCCCCGACGTGCAGATCACCATGTACGCGTCGTGGTCGGCGGACGAGCTGGCCCACCTGGTGGCCGGCGGGCGGCTCGACTTCGCGCTCACCGGGGTGTGCGGCGACGCCACCCCGTCGGCGGAGTCCGGGCTGAGCTGGCGGGAGGTGGCCGTCGACCCGGTCTTCGTGCTCCTGCCGCAGACCCACCCGATGGCCGATCGGGACGAGGTGCGCCTCGTCGACCTGCGCCGCGAGCAGTGGGTGGCCGCGCCCGGCGACGGCTGCTTCGGCGACTGTTTCGCCGCCGCCTGCGCCCGCGCCGGCTTCACCCCCCGCAAGGTCTACGAGGCGGACGTGCGGGGCTGCCTCGACCTGGTCGACGCCGGCGAGGCCGTGGCGCTGTGCCAGGCCACCTTCCGCCCGGTGGCCGGCCTGGTGACCCGCCGGCTCGCCGGGGCGCCGCTGCGCTGGCGGCTGCTGCTCGGCTGGCACCCGGACGCCCCGGCGGCCCGGGTCGCCGAGCCGGTGCTGGAGGCGGCGGTGGCGGCGTACACCGACGCGCTGGCGAACCACCCGGACTACCTGGCCTGGTTGCTGTCCCACCCGGACTTCGGCGTGCAGTCGACCACCCCGGGCGGGGTGCGAACCGCCTGA
- a CDS encoding ATP-dependent Clp protease ATP-binding subunit gives MMGPGDFGNDPWDEFLARYFGRGEGGRRPAHRVDITRLMTADAREMLADAARRAAQKHSTDLDTDHLLWAALQREPLRDLVRRAGADPDALVNALGGRGDGAPRGEVPPNLSLTPAAKRALLDAHQLSRAMGANYIGPEHILMALPLNPESPAGRMLAAGRIQPEALQAASAERGPMTGPKPDRGTPTLDQYGQDLTDLARMDQIDPVIGRADEIEQAVEILSRRTKNNPVLIGEAGVGKTAIVEGLAERICDGDVPQTLLGKRVIQLDLASLVAGTRYRGDFEERLKKVIDEIRAHREELIVFLDEIHTLVGAGGAGSEGGMDASNMLKPALARGELRVIGATTLDEYRRSIEKDAALARRFQPVLVPEPTVEDTVAILRGLRDRYEAHHQVRFTDEALVAAAELSDRYVTDRYLPDKAIDLIDQAGARVRLRTRTPAADVRDLEQQLDEVRRDKEQAVSDEQYERATQLRDRTAELEDQLRRARGDEGPNHVPEVGPKEIAEVVSRATGIPVNQLTEEERDRLLRLEGHLHEKVVGQDEAVSAVAEAVRRSRTGLADPNRPMGSFLFLGPTGVGKTELGRALAEALFGEADRMVRVDMSEFQERHTVSRLVGAPPGYVGYEEAGQLTEAVRRRPYAVVLLDEIEKAHPDVFNILLQVLDDGRLTDSQGRTVNFKNTVLIMTSNLGSELITGTQRTVGFGAGEPGEQEANDLRERLMRRLQENFRPEFINRIDEVIIFQRLEAEQLRQITGLLLEETRRRLHAQDIRVEFTTAGVDWLAEHGYQPEFGARPLRRVIQREVDNRLSRMLLENQISPGQQITVDARDGQLAIDVAAGDRDYTAATTSHPR, from the coding sequence ATGATGGGACCCGGTGACTTCGGCAACGACCCGTGGGACGAGTTCCTGGCCCGGTACTTCGGGCGGGGCGAGGGGGGACGCCGACCGGCGCATCGGGTCGACATCACCCGGCTCATGACCGCCGACGCGCGGGAGATGCTGGCCGACGCGGCCCGCCGCGCGGCCCAGAAACACAGCACCGACCTGGACACCGACCACCTGTTGTGGGCGGCGTTGCAGCGCGAGCCGCTGCGCGACCTGGTCCGCCGGGCCGGCGCCGACCCGGACGCGCTGGTCAACGCGCTCGGCGGGCGCGGTGACGGGGCGCCCCGCGGGGAGGTCCCGCCGAACCTGTCGCTCACCCCGGCCGCCAAGCGGGCGCTGCTCGACGCCCACCAGCTGTCCCGGGCCATGGGCGCCAACTACATCGGCCCCGAGCACATCCTCATGGCGCTCCCGCTCAACCCGGAGTCGCCGGCCGGCCGCATGCTCGCCGCCGGGCGGATCCAGCCCGAGGCGCTCCAGGCGGCCAGCGCCGAGCGCGGCCCGATGACCGGCCCGAAGCCGGACCGCGGCACGCCCACCCTCGACCAGTATGGCCAGGACCTCACCGACCTGGCCCGCATGGACCAGATCGACCCGGTGATCGGCCGGGCCGACGAGATCGAGCAGGCCGTGGAGATCCTGTCCCGGCGCACCAAGAACAACCCGGTGCTGATCGGTGAGGCCGGCGTCGGCAAGACCGCCATCGTGGAGGGGCTGGCCGAACGGATCTGCGACGGCGACGTCCCGCAGACGCTGCTCGGCAAGCGGGTCATCCAGCTCGACCTGGCCAGCCTGGTCGCCGGCACCCGCTACCGGGGCGACTTCGAGGAACGGCTCAAGAAGGTGATCGACGAGATCCGCGCCCACCGCGAGGAGCTGATCGTCTTCCTGGACGAGATCCACACCCTGGTCGGCGCGGGCGGAGCCGGCAGCGAGGGCGGCATGGACGCGTCCAACATGCTCAAGCCCGCCCTGGCCCGCGGCGAGCTGCGGGTGATCGGCGCGACCACGCTGGACGAGTACCGGCGCAGCATCGAGAAGGACGCCGCGCTGGCCCGCCGGTTCCAGCCGGTGCTGGTGCCCGAGCCGACCGTCGAGGACACCGTCGCCATCCTGCGCGGCCTGCGCGACCGGTACGAGGCGCACCACCAGGTCCGCTTCACCGACGAGGCGCTGGTCGCCGCCGCCGAACTCTCCGACCGGTACGTCACCGACCGCTACCTGCCGGACAAGGCCATCGACCTCATCGACCAGGCCGGCGCCCGCGTCCGGCTGCGCACCCGCACCCCCGCCGCCGACGTGCGCGACCTGGAGCAGCAGCTCGACGAGGTGCGCCGGGACAAGGAACAGGCCGTCTCCGACGAGCAGTACGAACGGGCCACCCAGCTACGGGACCGCACCGCCGAGCTGGAGGACCAGCTCCGGCGCGCCCGTGGCGACGAGGGCCCCAACCACGTGCCCGAGGTCGGGCCGAAGGAGATCGCCGAGGTGGTCTCCCGCGCCACCGGCATCCCGGTCAACCAGCTCACCGAGGAGGAACGGGACCGGCTGCTGCGGCTGGAGGGGCACCTGCACGAGAAGGTGGTCGGCCAGGACGAGGCGGTCAGCGCGGTGGCCGAGGCGGTGCGCCGCTCGCGTACCGGCCTGGCCGACCCGAACCGGCCGATGGGCAGCTTCCTCTTCCTCGGCCCCACCGGCGTCGGCAAGACCGAGCTGGGCCGGGCCCTCGCCGAGGCGCTGTTCGGCGAGGCCGACCGGATGGTCCGGGTCGACATGAGCGAGTTCCAGGAGCGGCACACGGTCAGCCGGCTGGTCGGCGCGCCCCCCGGCTACGTCGGCTACGAGGAGGCCGGCCAGCTCACCGAGGCGGTGCGGCGCCGCCCGTACGCGGTGGTGCTGCTCGACGAGATCGAGAAGGCCCACCCGGACGTGTTCAACATCCTGCTCCAGGTGCTCGACGACGGGCGGCTCACCGACAGCCAGGGGCGCACGGTCAACTTCAAGAACACCGTGCTGATCATGACGAGCAACCTCGGTTCGGAGCTGATCACCGGCACCCAGCGCACGGTCGGCTTCGGCGCCGGTGAGCCCGGCGAGCAGGAGGCCAACGACCTGCGCGAGCGACTCATGCGCCGCCTCCAGGAGAACTTCCGGCCCGAGTTCATCAACCGCATCGACGAGGTCATCATCTTCCAGCGGCTGGAGGCCGAGCAGCTCCGCCAGATCACCGGGCTGCTGCTGGAGGAGACCCGCCGCCGGCTGCACGCCCAGGACATCCGCGTCGAGTTCACCACCGCCGGCGTGGACTGGCTGGCCGAGCACGGCTACCAGCCCGAGTTCGGCGCCCGGCCGCTGCGCCGGGTCATCCAGCGCGAGGTCGACAACCGGCTCTCCCGGATGCTGCTGGAGAACCAGATCTCGCCCGGCCAGCAGATCACCGTCGACGCCCGGGACGGCCAGCTCGCCATCGACGTGGCCGCCGGCGACCGCGACTACACGGCCGCGACGACGTCCCATCCGCGATGA
- a CDS encoding DUF3140 domain-containing protein yields MVREARLDPEVEVIWDDFHAEVNVPSEQLRQWLLTRGSGEEAFGPNPDLDLPEPGRRILQVLTKRKVDLTPEDIEVMRDAIERIRALSAEKPSRGNADDEWRHSLLDLGHDVLIER; encoded by the coding sequence ATGGTACGCGAGGCGCGACTCGATCCGGAGGTCGAGGTGATCTGGGACGACTTCCACGCCGAGGTGAACGTCCCCTCCGAGCAGCTCCGGCAGTGGCTGCTCACCCGCGGATCCGGGGAGGAGGCGTTCGGCCCGAACCCGGACCTGGACCTGCCCGAACCGGGGCGGCGGATCCTCCAGGTGCTCACCAAGCGCAAGGTGGACCTGACCCCGGAGGACATCGAGGTGATGCGGGACGCCATCGAGCGGATCCGGGCGCTCAGCGCGGAGAAGCCGAGCCGGGGCAACGCCGACGACGAGTGGCGGCACTCCCTGCTCGACCTCGGCCACGACGTCCTCATCGAACGCTGA